A region of Piscinibacter gummiphilus DNA encodes the following proteins:
- a CDS encoding ATP-binding protein, producing MDSSPRPHGAPADTHSTRRRRNSSPDSLLDSRLIEQTLGRVEHLARWMGWRLRLLVVAALLGCLGVLLFSRWMANTPELAAEWRTNAVGQLILASTTDPALRPHVGRVLVSLGRPGRPPLTADSLAIAPSARWIIDDIDRARQQHVHGQIDILLNQPSVRLTFAGGTVVDVEPHPRGLASLGALYWLLMALALVVYMVGMVVVLASPSMRTLLYAAMCSSQAGNLVFIAAESTIVLGLPGHLSQLELPLRVAFDLVTCAAIVHAAALHPRKVPGFRPIAVCAWAAMGLLGVAAISGHLPEGWWWLQGAVAVMGIVTVALLVWSYRLLRHPFAIVMRRFGLMAVSTWILLTCAVALASADRVPSVQLQVAEIGPVIWYVFLASLLLLMPFLSKSQQVMREFSLLAAISTVATSLDLLFVAVFSFGQFASVTLALFLSLGLYAGTRQWILNRVLSRNMLTTERMFEKLYRIAREVEAHPDRTSTLLVQLLQELFEPLEAVVVEKRSPTVRVVSDGSTLMLPVPALTDKQASAPTSIVLRFANRGQRLFTSDDARLTDRIVEQLCRAVAFDRAVEQGRSEERLRIAQDLHDDIGARLLTLMYKAQSPEMEDYVRHTLQDLKTLTRGLAAPNHPLSHAEGEWKADLTQRLTAAQIQLGWNLTFDRDVSLTVVQWSGLTRVLRELVSNAIAHAGATVLDIEFHLADDRLDLSVTDNGHGRNPRAWAHGLGLGGVRKRVKQLGGEVEWREVMPRGICCQVVIPRLSERP from the coding sequence GTGGACTCCTCTCCGCGCCCGCACGGCGCCCCGGCGGACACGCACTCCACCCGGCGCCGCCGCAACTCCTCCCCCGATTCGCTGCTCGACTCGCGCCTGATCGAGCAGACGCTCGGGCGCGTCGAGCACCTCGCCCGCTGGATGGGCTGGCGCCTGCGCCTGCTCGTGGTCGCCGCGCTGCTGGGCTGCCTCGGCGTGCTGCTGTTCTCGAGGTGGATGGCCAACACGCCCGAACTGGCCGCCGAATGGCGCACGAACGCCGTGGGCCAGCTGATCCTCGCATCCACCACCGACCCGGCGCTGCGCCCGCACGTCGGCCGCGTGCTCGTGAGTCTCGGCCGCCCCGGGCGCCCGCCCCTGACCGCCGACTCGCTCGCCATCGCGCCGTCGGCGCGCTGGATCATCGACGACATCGACCGGGCCCGCCAGCAGCACGTGCACGGCCAGATCGACATCCTGCTGAACCAGCCCTCGGTGCGGCTGACCTTCGCGGGCGGCACCGTGGTCGACGTCGAGCCCCATCCGCGGGGCCTCGCGAGCCTCGGCGCGCTGTACTGGCTGCTGATGGCGCTCGCGCTGGTCGTCTACATGGTCGGCATGGTCGTGGTGCTCGCGAGCCCCTCGATGCGCACGCTGCTCTACGCCGCGATGTGTTCGAGCCAGGCCGGCAACCTCGTCTTCATCGCCGCCGAATCCACCATCGTGCTGGGCCTGCCCGGCCACCTTTCCCAGCTCGAACTGCCGCTGCGCGTGGCGTTCGACCTGGTGACGTGCGCGGCCATCGTCCACGCGGCGGCGCTGCACCCGCGCAAGGTGCCCGGTTTCCGCCCGATCGCCGTCTGCGCCTGGGCGGCCATGGGCCTGCTCGGCGTGGCCGCCATCTCCGGTCACCTGCCCGAGGGCTGGTGGTGGCTGCAGGGTGCGGTCGCGGTGATGGGCATCGTCACGGTCGCGCTGCTCGTGTGGTCGTACCGGTTGCTGCGCCATCCGTTCGCCATCGTGATGCGCCGGTTCGGCCTGATGGCGGTCAGCACCTGGATCCTGCTCACCTGCGCGGTGGCACTCGCATCGGCCGACCGCGTGCCGTCCGTGCAGCTGCAGGTGGCCGAGATCGGGCCCGTGATCTGGTACGTGTTCCTCGCGTCGCTGCTGCTCCTGATGCCGTTCCTGTCGAAGTCGCAGCAGGTGATGCGCGAGTTCTCGCTGCTGGCGGCCATCAGCACGGTGGCCACGTCACTCGACCTGCTCTTCGTCGCGGTGTTCTCGTTCGGCCAGTTCGCTTCCGTGACCCTGGCGCTCTTCCTGTCGCTGGGCCTGTACGCGGGCACGCGGCAGTGGATCCTGAACCGCGTGCTCAGCCGCAACATGCTCACCACGGAGCGCATGTTCGAGAAGCTCTACCGCATCGCCCGCGAGGTGGAGGCCCACCCGGACCGCACGTCGACGCTGCTCGTGCAACTGCTGCAGGAGCTCTTCGAGCCGCTGGAGGCCGTGGTGGTCGAGAAGCGCAGCCCCACGGTGCGTGTGGTCAGCGACGGCTCCACGCTGATGCTGCCGGTGCCCGCGCTGACCGACAAGCAGGCGAGCGCCCCCACGTCCATCGTGCTGCGCTTCGCCAACCGCGGCCAGCGGCTCTTCACGTCCGACGACGCCCGCCTCACCGACCGCATCGTCGAGCAGCTGTGCCGCGCCGTGGCCTTCGACCGCGCCGTCGAGCAGGGCCGCAGCGAGGAGCGCCTGCGCATCGCCCAGGACCTGCACGACGACATCGGCGCGCGCCTGCTGACGCTCATGTACAAGGCCCAGTCGCCCGAGATGGAAGACTACGTGCGGCACACGCTCCAGGACCTGAAGACCCTGACGCGTGGCCTCGCCGCACCGAACCACCCGCTGTCGCATGCCGAAGGCGAGTGGAAGGCCGACCTGACCCAGCGCCTGACCGCCGCGCAGATCCAGCTGGGCTGGAACCTCACCTTCGACCGCGACGTCTCGCTCACGGTCGTGCAGTGGTCGGGCCTCACCCGCGTGCTGCGCGAACTCGTGAGCAACGCCATCGCCCACGCGGGTGCCACCGTGCTCGACATCGAGTTCCACCTGGCCGACGACCGGCTCGATCTCTCCGTCACCGACAACGGCCACGGCCGCAACCCGCGCGCCTGGGCGCACGGCCTCGGCCTCGGCGGGGTCCGCAAGCGGGTCAAGCAGCTGGGGGGCGAGGTGGAGTGGCGTGAGGTGATGCCGCGGGGCATCTGCTGCCAGGTGGTCATTCCACGGTTGTCGGAGCGGCCCTGA